In Carya illinoinensis cultivar Pawnee chromosome 6, C.illinoinensisPawnee_v1, whole genome shotgun sequence, a single genomic region encodes these proteins:
- the LOC122313781 gene encoding pentatricopeptide repeat-containing protein At2g17140 has protein sequence MSMRILRERYMEQTSGSKLTKALLKNTNNPKLAWHLFKRILSSPSFSNHCLRSITVIARILIREQMHREIYSLPELLESQPVETSHPCLLSLVRVLAKSGLVDEAVSQFKSLRTRFPEKPPPISLYNLLLQSSLKGDRADFVSWLYRDMIVAGINPETYTFNLLICALCDLGLIEVAREVFDRMSEKGCQPNEFTAGILVRGYCRTGLATQGLELLNKLRNYNVFPNRVVYNTLISSFCREGRTDEAEKLVEKMRKDGILPDVVTFNSRISALCGAGKILEASRIFRDMQIDEELGLPRPNIVTYNLMLEGFCKEGMLEEAKTLFDSMQNVDDFISLESYNIWLLGLVRNGKLLEARLVLKEMVDKGIEPNIYSYNIVMDGLCKNGMLSDARMVLGLMKCSGIPPDTVTYGTLLHGYCKKGKISEANNTLHEMMSCGCFPNTYTCNILLHSLWKEGRTSEAEELLKRMNKRGYGLDTVTCNIVIDGLCNIKKLDEAIEIVNGMWTHGSAALGNLGNSFIGLVDDNGNGKKCMPDLVTYSTIISELCKAGRLDEAKKKFTEMLRKNLLPDSAVYDIFIYTFCKQGKLSSAFRVLKDMEINGCNKTLQTYNSLILGLGSKSQIFEIYGLMDEMRERGVSPNVCTYNNIISCLCEEGRVHDATSLLDEMMQKGISPNISSFRILIKAFCKLCDFTVAKEIFEIALSICGHKEALYSLMFNELLAGGEVSEAKELFQAALDRTFDVGNFLFKDLIDKLCKDEKLEDASAILHRMIDIGYGFDPASFMPVIDGLGIRGNKHEADELAERMMEMASEGRVENKVYRNQWQRVRGKPKKHGASDWQTILHRDDGSAITLKALKRVQRGLGQGSISSLQPHKNQVLDY, from the exons ATGAGTATGCGAATCCTCAGGGAACGTTACATGGAACAAACGAGCGGAAGCAAGCTCACCAAAGCTCTTCTCAAGAACACTAACAATCCTAAACTAGCATGGCACCTCTTCAAGCGcattctctcctctccctctttcTCAAATCACTGTCTTCGATCCATAACCGTCATCGCTCGTATCCTTATTCGTGAACAAATGCACCGCGAAATCTATAGCCTTCCCGAACTCCTTGAGTCGCAACCCGTCGAAACGTCTCACCCTTGTCTCCTTTCCCTCGTGCGAGTCTTGGCCAAATCGGGTCTCGTTGATGAGGCTGTTTCCCAATTCAAATCGCTTCGAACCCGGTTCCCGGAAAAGCCTCCTCCCATATCTTTGTATAATTTGCTTCTTCAGTCCTCCTTAAAGGGAGACCGCGCGGATTTTGTGTCATGGTTGTACAGGGATATGATTGTCGCTGGGATTAACCCGGAAACATATACTTTTAATCTTTTGATATGCGCACTGTGTGACTTGGGTCTTATTGAAGTGGCTCGGGAGGTATTTGATAGAATGTCTGAGAAGGGTTGTCAGCCAAATGAGTTCACTGCTGGGATTTTAGTTCGTGGGTATTGTAGAACCGGGCTTGCTACCCAAGGCTTGGAGCTTTTAAATAAGCTGAGGAATTATAATGTTTTTCCCAACAGGGTTGTATACAATACTTTGATATCTAGTTTTTGTAGAGAAGGTAGGACTGATGAAGCTGAGAAATTAGTGGAGAAAATGAGAAAGGATGGTATCCTTCCAGATGTTGTTACTTTTAATTCTAGGATTTCGGCCCTTTGTGGGGCAGGGAAAATCCTAGAGGCTTCTAGAATTTTTAGAGATATGCAAATTGATGAAGAATTGGGGTTGCCTCGGCCAAATATCGTAACTTATAACTTAATGCTCGAGGGGTTTTGCAAGGAAGGGATGTTGGAGGAAGCAAAGACCCTGTTTGACTCTATGCAAAATGTTGATGATTTTATAAGTTTGGAGAGTTATAATATATGGTTGTTGGGTTTGGTTAGAAATGGGAAGCTGTTAGAGGCGCGATTGGTTCTAAAAGAGATGGTGGATAAGGGCATTGAACCCAATATCTACTCATACAACATTGTGATGGATGGGCTATGCAAAAATGGGATGCTCTCTGATGCAAGGATGGTTCTGGGCTTGATGAAATGTAGTGGTATTCCCCCAGATACAGTAACTTATGGTACTTTACTACACGGGTACTGCAAGAAGGGGAAGATATCTGAAGCCAATAATACTCTTCATGAGATGATGAGTTGTGGTTGTTTCCCAAATACCTATACTTGCAACATTTTGCTGCACAGCCTATGGAAAGAGGGGAGAACATCGGAAGCAGAGGAATTATTAAAAAGGATGAACAAGAGAGGTTATGGCTTAGATACTGTGACATGCAATATTGTGATTGATGGTCTGTGTAATATTAAGAAATTGGACGAAGCAATTGAAATTGTGAATGGGATGTGGACTCATGGAAGTGCTGCTCTTGGTAACCTGGGGAACTCATTTATCGGCCTAGTTGATGATAATGGTAATGGGAAGAAATGCATGCCTGATTTGGTCACCTACTCAACAATAATTAGTGAGTTATGCAAGGCTGGGAGGCTTGATGAAGCTAAAAAGAAGTTCACTGAGATGTTGAGGAAAAACTTGCTTCCTGATTCTGCGGTTTacgatatttttatatatactttctGCAAACAAGGAAAGCTATCATCCGCATTTCGAGTTCTGAAAGACATGGAGATAAATGGCTGCAACAAGACCCTTCAAACTTATAACTCATTGATCCTGGGCCTAGGAAGTAAAAgtcaaatatttgaaatatatggGCTGATGGATGAGATGAGAGAAAGAGGAGTTTCTCCAAACGTTTGTACTTACAATAATATAATCAGCTGTCTCTGTGAAGAAGGGAGAGTCCATGATGCCACCTCTCTTTTAGATGAAATGATGCAAAAGGGCATCTCCCCTAATATATCTTCATTCAGAATATTAATCAAAGCTTTCTGCAAGCTGTGTGATTTCACAGTAGCAAAGGAGATATTTGAGATTGCTCTGAGTATATGCGGCCACAAAGAAGCCTTATATAGTTTGATGTTTAATGAGTTGCTTGCTGGAGGTGAAGTTTCTGAAGCTAAAGAGCTGTTTCAAGCTGCATTGGATAGGACCTTCGATGTGGGGAACTTCTTATTTAAGGATCTTATTGACAAACTCTGCAAGGACGAGAAATTAGAGGATGCTAGTGCAATTCTTCATAGGATGATTGATATAGGATATGGATTTGATCCTGCATCTTTCATGCCAGTGATTGATGGCCTGGGTATAAGGGGAAACAAGCACGAAGCTGATGAACTTGCTGAGAGGATGATGGAAATGGCTTCAGAAGGTAGGGTGGAAAATAAGGTCTATCGAAATCAGTGGCAGAGAGTCCGAGGAAAACCCAAGAAACATGGGGCAAGTGATTGGCAGACCATACTTCACAG AGATGATGGCAGTGCAATTACATTGAAAGCTCTTAAGCGGGTACAGAGAGGCTTGGGTCAGGGTAGTATATCAAGTTTGCAGCCCCATAAAAATCAAGTTCTTGATTATTAG
- the LOC122313782 gene encoding protein NLP2, with amino-acid sequence MEIEREFNMEYGAFTSNSTTSVNFSESNISNTELGFMDELLFDGCWLETAGDLNLFPPGPLPASARAFNHEYPSHHYLPPLETNSISHLSINQYRQQIYQEEFTEGTFPESEGILVEGSTELGIRRWWIGPRANPGPCSSVKERLILAVGYLTGFTKNMNVFIQIWVPIRRSSGGRYFLTTQDQPYSFGANCKSLANYRDVSRAYQFAVEEDIEESAGLPGRVFWEKLPEWTPDVRFFKRDEYPHINNYAHEQYCGVRGFLALPVLERGSGTCLGVVEIATTDDHQNINHLPELHENVCQADLEAVDLRSYQFFSPPSVKAYNYGELYQAALAEILEVLATVCKAHRLPLALTWAPCLQQGKDGCRQSDENYAHCLSTVDTACFVSDAEVLGFHEACSEYHLFRGQGTVGTAFTTTKPCFATDMTAFSKTEYPLSHHARMFGLRAAVAIPFRSLYTGSADFLLEFFLPKDCHDTEEQKQMLNSLSIVLKQACRNLHAVIEKELDEVEVIYSVEEVVIASDVGIKKEEPQKSVSSPLKEACSKESSWIARMTEVQHKGKGVSISLEYQEEDPKEAFKVTTHWDNTQGASLNGQGLSEFGQLQKSSGSKGSVDGGGGSYSYGGQRSSGRKTGEKKRTKTEKTIINLSVLRQYFAGSLKDAAKSIGVCPTTLKRICRQHGITRWPSRKIKKVGHSLRKLQSVIDSVQGAEGAIQIRSFYTNFPELNSPGNGSFSSMKINDNSKQSNPIPESGLLNHGSGTHSKSLPSSCGQTIGPSSFCASTGAQQHRTPINALSNADILIMRENPGGLLPMTCSDADLHTLNRHEQNLLPLAECLKSFGGLPDLETLPISPESSSHNSQDGGTGAFRVKATFGDEKIRFRFQPNWTFGDLQLEIARRLNLDDISRVDLMYLDDDREYWVLLECDADFQECIHIFRASQSHTLKLSLQHASNPYLGSPFGSSYLS; translated from the exons ATGGAAATCGAGCGGGAATTTAACATGGAATATGGTGCCTTTACGTCCAACTCCACCACATCCGTGAACTTCTCTGAGAGTAATATCAGTAACACAGAATTGGGTTTCATGGATGAACTTTTGTTTGATGGATGCTGGTTGGAGACCGCTGGGGACTTAAACCTTTTCCCTCCAGGCCCCCTACCAGCTTCCGCCCGAGCTTTCAATCATGAGTACCCTTCACATCATTATTTGCCTCCTTTGGAAACAAACTCTATCAGTCATCTCAGCATCAACCAGTACCGCCAGCAAATCTACCAAGAAGAATTCACCGAAGGAACTTTTCCCGAATCTGAAGGTATTCTTGTAGAAGGCAGTACTGAGCTTGGGATCAGGAGATGGTGGATTGGGCCAAGGGCTAATCCGGGACCCTGTTCGTCAGTGAAAGAGAGACTAATTCTGGCAGTTGGATACTTGACAGGATTTACAAAGAACATGAATGTGTTTATTCAGATATGGGTGCCAATAAGGAGATCATCGGGAGGCAGATATTTCCTCACCACTCAGGATCAGCCATACTCCTTTGGTGCTAACTGCAAGAGCCTTGCGAATTACAGAGATGTTTCTAGGGCATATCAGTTTGCAGTTGAGGAAGATATAGAGGAATCTGCAGGGTTGCCTGGCAGGGTTTTCTGGGAAAAGTTGCCTGAATGGACTCCTGATGTTCGTTTCTTCAAAAGAGACGAATACCCACATATAAATAACTATGCACATGAGCAATACTGCGGCGTTCGAGGCTTTCTTGCCCTTCCTGTTCTCGAACGAGGGAGTGGAACTTGCTTGGGTGTTGTTGAGATTGCCACAACTGATGATCATCAAAACATCAACCATCTCCCAGAACTTCATGAAAACGTCTGCCAAGCTGATCTtgag gCTGTTGATCTTCGGAGTTATCAATTCTTCAGCCCCCCAAGTGTAAAG GCTTATAATTATGGCGAGTTGTACCAAGCAGCATTGGCTGAGATATTAGAGGTTTTAGCAACTGTTTGCAAGGCACATAGATTGCCTTTAGCTCTAACTTGGGCCCCTTGTCTCCAACAAGGTAAAGATGGATGCCGGCAATCTGATGAGAATTATGCTCATTGTCTTTCAACTGTGGATACGGCTTGCTTTGTGTCTGATGCAGAAGTTTTGGGCTTCCATGAAGCCTGCTCCGAGTACCACCTATTTCGAGGTCAGGGAACTGTCGGGACTGCATTCACCACAACCAAACCATGTTTTGCAACTGATATGACTGCCTTTAGCAAGACAGAATATCCTCTCTCTCACCATGCTAGGATGTTTGGATTGCGTGCTGCTGTAGCAATCCCCTTCCGCAGCCTCTATACTGGCTCAGCAGATTTTTTGTTGGAGTTTTTCTTACCAAAGGATTGCCATGATACTGAAGAACAAAAGCAGATGCTCAACTCATTGTCCATTGTTCTAAAACAGGCTTGCAGGAATTTGCATGCTGTAATAGAGAAAGAACTCGATGAGGTAGAAGTCATATACTCAGTTGAGGAAGTGGTGATTGCTTCAGATGTTGGAATTAAGAAAGAAGAACCGCAGAAATCAGTATCTTCCCCTCTGAAAGAAGCCTGCTCGAAAGAGTCATCATGGATTGCCCGCATGACGGAGGTCCAGCACAAAGGCAAAGGCGTCTCTATCTCCTTGGAGTACCAAGAAGAAGATCCCAAGGAGGCATTCAAGGTGACAACTCACTGGGATAACACTCAGGGGGCATCACTCAATGGGCAGGGCTTGTCAGAATTTGGGCAACTTCAGAAAAGTTCTGGGTCCAAAGGTAGTGTGGATGGTGGTGGAGGTTCTTATTCTTATGGCGGGCAGCGTTCAAGTGGTAGAAAAACAGGCGAGAAGAAGAGGACCAAGACAGAGAAGACTATCATTAACTTGTCAGTTCTCCGGCAATACTTTGCAGGAAGCCTCAAAGATGCTGCTAAAAGTATTGGTG TGTGCCCGACTACCCTGAAAAGGATATGCAGGCAACACGGGATTACACGATGGCCATCTCGAAAGATCAAGAAGGTAGGCCACTCTCTGAGGAAACTCCAGAGTGTAATCGACTCAGTTCAAGGAGCTGAGGGTGCAATTCAAATCAGGTCTTTCTACACTAACTTCCCAGAATTGAACTCCCCTGGAAATGGCTCTTTCTCGTCAATGAAAATCAATGACAACTCAAAGCAATCAAACCCTATACCAGAGAGTGGTTTACTTAACCATGGGTCCGGTACTCACTCAAAATCCCTGCCTTCTTCATGCGGCCAGACCATTGGTCCCAGTAGCTTTTGTGCCAGTACTGGAGCACAGCAACATAGAACACCCATCAATGCTTTGAGTAATGCAGATATATTAATAATGAGAGAGAACCCTGGTGGATTGCTGCCTATGACTTGCAGTGATGCAGACTTACATACCTTGAATCGACACGAACAGAACCTTCTCCCCTTAGCCGAATGCCTCAAATCTTTTGGCGGGCTTCCTGATCTTGAGACTCTACCCATTTCACCAGAAAGCAGCAGCCATAATTCTCAAGATGGCGGTACTGGTGCTTTTAGAGTTAAAGCTACTTTTGGTGATGAAAAAATCCGGTTTAGATTCCAACCAAATTGGACTTTTGGAGATTTGCAGCTAGAGATTGCAAGGAGACTCAATCTAGATGATATCAGTAGAGTGGATCTCATGTATTTGGACGATGATCGTGAGTACTGGGTTCTTTTGGAATGCGATGCTGATTTTCAGGAGTGCATACACATATTCAGAGCATCTCAAAGTCACACACTCAAACTCTCCCTTCAGCATGCTTCTAATCCATATCTCGGAAGTCCCTTTGGTAGCAGTTATCTGTCTTGA
- the LOC122313995 gene encoding zinc finger protein ZAT3-like — MKKNMTSDSGLRFPSSPHPPVDKARRKKRSKVIRIDEVMMLSSSGVVSKPKHGKKPYSSSAPKIMRPCSECGKKFWSWKALFGHMRCHPERQWRGINPPLNLCRPVPPPAHSSERLVTMTKEDEEAAACLLMMANGGIESKIKSVSGSYHHGVQESSGSFLKEDAAEESSCRFECLSCKKVFGSHQDLGWHRASHKNVKGCFAITRSDADQEVEDHHGRDDRDSVEDNGVIVLGSGHKCSICLRVFSSGQALGGHKRCHWEKGDEPSMLSQQGLSPSGTKELGFSFDLNMHTPVEEGSSSSYASSRLTLDLRLGLC, encoded by the coding sequence ATGAAGAAGAACATGACCTCTGACTCCGGTCTCCGCTTTCCCTCATCGCCACATCCTCCCGTCGACAAAGCCCGCCGCAAAAAGCGTTCGAAAGTGATTAGAATCGATGAAGTGATGATGCTGAGTTCGAGCGGCGTGGTTTCAAAGCCGAAACATGGGAAGAAACCATACTCGTCAAGTGCGCCCAAGATCATGCGGCCGTGTAGCGAGTGCGGGAAGAAGTTCTGGTCGTGGAAGGCGTTATTCGGGCACATGCGGTGCCATCCGGAACGACAGTGGCGCGGGATTAATCCCCCGCTGAATCTGTGCAGACCCGTACCGCCGCCAGCGCACAGTTCGGAACGGCTCGTAACGATGACTAAAGAGGATGAGGAAGCTGCAGCATGCTTGTTAATGATGGCCAATGGGGGCATTGAGAGTAAGATCAAGAGTGTTTCTGGTAGTTATCATCATGGGGTTCAAGAATCAAGTGGGTCTTTTCTCAAGGAGGATGCGGCCGAGGAGTCAAGCTGCCGCTTCGAGTGTCTGAGCTGCAAGAAGGTATTTGGGTCGCACCAGGATTTAGGATGGCACAGGGCGAGTCACAAGAATGTGAAAGGGTGTTTCGCCATAACGAGGAGCGATGCTGATCAAGAGGTTGAGGATCACCATGGCCGCGATGACAGGGATAGCGTGGAGGACAATGGGGTGATAGTTTTGGGATCAGGGCACAAGTGTAGCATTTGTTTGAGAGTGTTTTCAAGTGGGCAAGCTTTGGGTGGGCATAAGAGGTGCCATTGGGAGAAAGGGGATGAGCCATCAATGCTAAGCCAACAAGGTCTCAGCCCTTCTGGAACAAAGGAGCTGGGTTTTAGCTTCGATTTGAATATGCATACCCCAGTGGAAGAAGGTTCCTCCTCTTCTTATGCTTCTTCAAGATTGACTTTGGATTTAAGGTTGGGACTATGTTGA
- the LOC122313553 gene encoding ubiquitin domain-containing protein DSK2b-like: MGGVGDSSEPRVGGGGGEEEQVVPINIRCSNGSKFAVRTSIQSTVSAFKAVLAQNCDVLADQQRLIYKGRILKDDQTLESYGLQAEHTVHMVRGFSSAGSTPAAAANVTATGNTGSPNNSPGVTRGVGSNEGGGLGNAGLGASLFPGLGFNALGSGEAPDLFGAGLPEFERVQQQLTQNPNMMREIMNMPAMQSLMSNPDLMRSLIMNNPQMREIIDRNPELAHVLNDPGILRQTVEAARNPELMREMMRNTDRAMSNIESSPEGFNMLRRMYENVQEPFLNATTMGGNAGNDSNSNPFAALFGNQGGTQVRDGANNPSTTGSETTSGLISPNTNPLPNPWNNTSGGTQTTTTQPNPAGDARAPVIGGLGGLGLPNMEHMLNGMPDATLMNQFLQNPAVSQMMQSLLSNPQYMNQILSLNPQLRGMVDTNPQLREMMQNPDLLRQLTNPETMQQMLALQQSLTSRLTQRQSTLDQAQTGGTPGAPNNAALEMMMNMFGGLGAGSLTVPNNPDVPPEELYATQLSQLQEMGFFDTQENIRALRATAGNVHAAVERLLGNSGL, from the exons ATGGGTGGCGTGGGTGATTCGAGTGAGCCGAGAgtcggtggtggtggtggtgaagaaGAACAAGTGGTGCCGATCAATATCCGGTGCTCCAACGGTTCGAAATTCGCTGTGAGGACCAGCATCCAGTCCACCGTTAGCGCATTCAAAGCGGTTTTGGCTCAGAATTGCGACGTCCTAGCTGATCAGCAGAGGTTGATTTACAAAGGTCGCATCTTGAAAGATGATCAAACCCTAGAAAGCTATG GTTTGCAGGCAGAACACACTGTTCACATGGTTCGTGGGTTTTCTTCAGCTGGATCAActcctgctgctgctgcaaATGTAACTGCTACGGGTAACACTGGAAGTCCAAACAACAGTCCAGGTGTTACACGTGGTGTTGGTTCAAATGAAGGTGGGGGATTGGGAAATGCTGGTCTTGGTGCATCTTTATTTCCTGGACTTGGCTTCAATGCGCTAGGCAGTGGGGAGGCTCCTGATTTGTTTGGAGCTGGACTGCCAGAGTTTGAACGAGTGCAGCAACAATTGACTCAGAATCCAAACATGATGAGGGAAATAATGAACATGCCTGCCATGCAGAGCCTAATGAGCAACCCTGACTTAATGCGCAGCTTGATTATGAACAATCCTCAGATGCGTGAGATCATCGACCGTAATCCAGAGCTTGCTCACGTACTTAATGACCCTGGGATTCTGCGACAGACGGTAGAAGCTGCAAGGAACCCTGAGCTTATGCGTGAGATGATGCGAAACACTGACAGGGCGATGAGCAACATTGAATCTTCCCCAGAGGGATTTAACATGCTCAGAAGAATGTATGAAAATGTTCAGGAGCCATTTCTGAATGCTACAACTATGGGTGGAAATGCTGGTAATGATTCAAATTCAAACCCGTTTGCAGCACTTTTTGGAAATCAAGGTGGGACACAAGTTAGGGATGGTGCTAATAACCCCTCGACTACTGGTTCTGAAACAACCAGTGGGCTTATTTCTCCAAATACAAACCCACTCCCTAACCCTTGGAACAATACCTCTG GAGGTACGCAGACAACAACTACGCAGCCAAATCCTGCCGGGGATGCAAGGGCACCTGTTATTGGTGGTCTTGGAGGGCTTGGTCTCCCCAATATGGAGCACATGCTCAATGGAATGCCAGATGCTACTTTAATGAACCAGTTTTTGCAAAACCCAGCTGTATCACAGATGATGCAAAGCTTGCTCTCTAATCCCCAATATATGAATCAG ATTCTCAGCCTCAATCCGCAACTACGTGGCATGGTAGATACAAACCCtcaattaagagaaatgatgcAAAACCCAGATCTTCTACGTCAATTAACTAACCCTGAGACAATGCAG CAAATGCTAGCTTTACAGCAATCACTCACGTCTCGGCTTACTCAACGGCAATCAACGTT GGATCAAGCTCAAACCGGTGGGACTCCAG GAGCACCGAATAATGCTGCACTGGAGATGATGATGAACATGTTTGGAGGTCTTGGAGCTGGGAGCTTGACTGTTCCAAATAACCCAGATG TACCCCCGGAGGAACTGTATGCAACTCAACTTTCACAGCTTCAAGAAATGGGTTTCTTTGATACTCAGGAGAATATCAGGGCACTGCGTGCTACCGCGGGGAATGTCCATGCTGCGGTGGAGCGACTTTTGGGGAATTCCGGGCTATAA
- the LOC122312758 gene encoding uncharacterized protein LOC122312758: MTDDDTETETIPYHNPFSPSDNPNSPFYIHHSDNSHTVVISPPLSGPNFLSWQRSSTLAISIKNKLGFLDGSIPTPPHDDPLYIPWMRYNNIILSWILNSITKKIASNVFYINSAKTVWDKLHTRFSQPDSMRIYQLQQQLGTLIQGTQSVSEYFTHLNGIWEELNNYRPSPYCSCGHCTCKALTTVGETQQADYVFKFLMGLKDSYESIRGQIILMSPIPSLDKTFSLNLQEERQRQTRVMMHPSAESSTMVVSHNISFKKKDKPEMTCSYCGKSSHLQEKCYRLI; encoded by the coding sequence ATGACAGATGATGATACAGAAACAGAAACCATCCCTTACCACAATCCCTTTTCACCATCAGACAATCCAAACAGCCCATTCTACATACACCACAGTGATAACTCCCACACTGTGGTTATTTCACCACCTCTTTCAGGACCCAACTTTTTATCATGGCAAAGATCCTCCACTCTTGCTATTTCCATCAAAAATAAGCTTGGCTTCCTTGATGGAAGCATCCCCACTCCACCTCATGATGACCCTCTATACATCCCATGGATGCGCTACAACAATATTATCTTATCTTGGATCCTTAATTCTATCACCAAGAAGATAGCCTCCAATGTCTTTTATATCAATTCAGCCAAAACAGTGTGGGATAAACTCCACACACGTTTTTCTCAACCAGATTCAATGAGGATTTACCAATTGCAACAGCAGCTTGGCACACTCATACAAGGCACACAATCTGTGAGTGAATATTTCACTCATCTCAATGGCATTTGGGAGGAGCTCAATAATTATAGGCCATCACCATACTGCTCTTGTGGTCACTGCACCTGCAAAGCACTTACTACAGTTGGTGAAACTCAGCAGGCTGACTATGTTTTTAAATTCCTCATGGGACTCAAAGACTCGTATGAAAGTATTCGAGGACAAATAATACTGATGAGCCCCATTCCCTCACTTGATAAGACTTTCTCCTTGAATTTACAGGAAGAAAGACAAAGGCAAACTCGAGTCATGATGCATCCTTCTGCTGAGTCCTCAACTATGGTAGTTTCTCACAATATCTCATTCAAAAAGAAAGACAAACCAGAGATGACCTGCAGCTATTGTGGAAAATCTAGCCACCTTCAAGAAAAATGCTATAGGTTGATTTGA